The following proteins are encoded in a genomic region of Ostrea edulis chromosome 7, xbOstEdul1.1, whole genome shotgun sequence:
- the LOC125653459 gene encoding uncharacterized protein LOC125653459, whose protein sequence is MNTESTINTNPSNAETTTNAEITTNSEITTNSEITTNSEITTNAEITTNSETTANSEITTNAETTANSEITTNSEITTNAEITTNSETTANSEITTNAETTTNSETTANSEITTNAETTANSEITTNSEITTNAETTTNSETTANSEITTNAETTANSEITTNSEITTNAEITTNSETTANSEITTNSETTPNSETTPNAETTPNSETSTSIKPPNAEATTNSEITTISETTKNTDTTSTERKRTTETSNVKTTTIETTRTTADVTLQNTSPMDEITGSHILSDAQCQVSKNIEIFNDPSGDLALKLSQAFDRNNMTCFPLPLQGETIPFMWTRMSVMDVFGISPSPFEILFIGHDLTCDNHSDVNIMQVSYKDPGQPTQFCSLLHDERNQDLSICKYYCACVNLHSCRELMIYFANGNSSSQWSLCEVTAWNR, encoded by the exons ATGAATACAGAGTCAACAATAAACACAAATCCGTCAAACGCAGAGACAACAACAAACGCAGAGATAACAACAAACTCAGAGATAACAACAAACTCAGAGATAACAACAAACTCAGAGATAACAACAAACGCAGAGATAACAACAAACTCAGAGACAACAGCAAACTCAGAGATAACAACAAACGCAGAGACAACAGCAAACTCAGAGATAACAACAAACTCAGAGATAACAACAAACGCAGAGATAACAACAAACTCAGAGACAACAGCAAACTCAGAGATAACAACAAACGCAGAGACAACAACAAACTCAGAGACAACAGCAAACTCAGAGATAACAACAAACGCAGAGACAACAGCAAACTCAGAGATAACAACAAACTCAGAGATAACAACAAACGCAGAGACAACAACAAACTCAGAGACAACAGCAAACTCAGAGATAACAACAAACGCAGAGACAACAGCAAACTCAGAGATAACAACAAACTCAGAGATAACAACAAACGCAGAGATAACAACAAACTCAGAGACAACAGCAAACTCAGAGATAACAACAAATTCAGAGACAACACCAAATTCAGAGACAACACCAAACGCAGAGACAACACCAAACTCAGAGACATCAACAAGCATAAAACCGCCAAACGCAGAGGCAACAACAAACTCAGAGATAACAACAATCTCAGAGACAACAAAAAATACTGACACAACAAGCACTGAGAGAAAAAGAACCACAGAAACATCAAATGTAAAGACAACAACTATAGAGACAACAAGAACAACAGCCGATGTGACTCTGCAGAATACCAGTCCTATGGATGAAATTA CTGGCAGTCATATTCTATCAGACGCACAATGTCAAG tttcCAAAAACATTGAGATATTCAATGATCCCTCCGGAGACCTTGCCTTAAAGCTGTCGCAAGCGTTTGACAGAAACAATATGACATGTTTTCCACTGCCCCTTCAGGGGGAGACAATCCCGTTTATGTGGACAAGGATGAGTGTCATGGACGTCTTTGGAATTAGCCCTAGCCCATTTGAGATCCTCTTCATCGGACATGATCTTACATGTGATAATCATTCAGATGTCAACATTATGCAG GTTTCCTATAAAGATCCAGGTCAGCCAACACAATTCTGCTCACTGCTTCATGACGAGAGAAACCAAGACCtctctatctgcaagtattACTGCGCATGTGTAAATCTCCACAGCTGCAGAGAATTGATGATATATTTTGCGAATGGGAACAGCAGTAGTCAGTGGTCATTATGTGAGGTGACGGCGTGGAATCGGTGA
- the LOC125653472 gene encoding oncoprotein-induced transcript 3 protein-like translates to MNIGVDWSVYMLILLLTDYNDVDALDPCLSGNHDNLYSMEKRGPSYVMDSSPLCDRYITQGWYGTKGYLMSTSLPQLTNCGTLYPIWLNGEIPSAGQSAVLTACEVGFSSSCTKSYSIEVKNCVDIVVYKLRPADACNAAYCFGMCLVYMR, encoded by the exons atgaatattggAGTGGACTGGAGCGTATACATGCTGATTCTATTATTGACGGACTATAACG ATGTAGATGCACTGGATCCATGTTTAAGTGGTAACCATGATAATCTTTATTCAATGGAGAAACGTGGCCCTTCTTACGTGATGGACTCCAGCCCACTCTGTGACCGATACATAACCCAAGGCTGGTATGGGACAAAGGGTTACCTCATGTCCACCTCTCTACCTCAGCTAACGAATTGCGGCACTTTATATCCAATATGGCTTAATG GAGAAATCCCCAGTGCCGGACAGTCCGCTGTGCTGACAGCTTGTGAAGTTGGATTTTCGTCTAGCTGTACCAAAAGTTACAGTATTGAAGTAAAGAACTGTGTAGATATTGTCGTCTACAAACTGCGACCAGCAGATGCTTGTAATGCAGCCTACTGTTTTGGTATGTGTTTAGTATATATGCGATGA